DNA from Rhipicephalus microplus isolate Deutch F79 chromosome 5, USDA_Rmic, whole genome shotgun sequence:
ACATATGTTGATAAGTCAACTAGGCTTGAGCTATTATCAACTCCTTGGTTTGAAGCAACATCAAACCCAGTAGTAGTTACTAGTGTTGATTAATTTAGAAGCAAACAGTTCGCGCTGCGCAATTTTCAGAGGCTTGAGGAAACCTGTCAATGtttaaaaattcgtgaaaaacgTGGTTCTttacttgtcaaaaaaaaaaaaagtattcatcTCTGGGCATCTCTGTTATTCAGATATCTTCATGCAAAAATGCGAGTACAGTGTTTTTTACAACTCCAGCGGCAAGGAAAATTTGGTTACAGGCTTCTTGCAAACAAGTCTGTATTTTGTTCGCTTATAACGTGATGTTACAATGATCCGACATGAAACCGTTAGTCTAAGTGGTTTATGTTGCGACAAGCTATTTTATAGGTATACACACGAGCTAAACCTCTTTCCCCACCATAGTCTTTGTTACCTTCTTGGTTCCATCAATCATTCCAACTGGTGCTCATTCGCAAAAAACATTATGCAACACCAATTTACCTAAAGTGCCATCCTCCTGCACTAGATTTATTCCATTCTGTAAGTCTGCAAACTCGGCACTTGACAGGCCTGCTGTTCTAAAGGTGCCGTGTATGCTTTGTATCGATGCATGTGAGCACATTCAACTTGCGCAGGCCTCCAACAGTATCTGCAGAGGTTTTATTGATCGGTTCATGTATGCATCGCACACGTCTGCGTCATATATGAAACGTGCTCATAATTTGAAAGTTACACACGCGTCTTTCAGTTAATGCACGTGACTTGCCAACACATGCCAAGGGTGACCGAGAATCCTCAACAAGGCAGAATAGTGTCTGAACTCTGCAAAAAGGCTTTTTTACGAGTCTCCTAGACCAAACTACACCCCTCCGATGCAGCTTCTCCCTCTGTTTTCAGTCTACCCATGATTCTGCCCGTCTTTTGAATTTCTCTCGGactacgattgattgattgattgatatgtggggtttaacgtcccaaaaccactttatgattatgacTACGAATATGGACTACGAATAGCAGCAGCTACGGTTCATAGACAGCGCACCTGTTGCAAACCTATGTGCATACTGGATCGATACACAGAACACTCCCGCCCCACTCGGCCAACTCTTAGCCACTGCTTCAGTGAAAGAGCATGTGAACGAGACACATAAAGGCCCGAGAAGCAACAGTCCAAAGCCCATTGACACTATGTCTTTTTGAAAGAGAAAATAACTGCACTTTTAACAAACATCCAGCAATGAAAACTTGTTGATTCTTGTATAGTGCACAGTGAAAGTCCGGACTGCCACTGTAGCTCAATTAGCAAGCATTGGAGCAGTTATTCTGCAGTCTCTAACTGCAGCAAGTTCATTTGTCAGTCACTTTAACTATTTTGCATTATTTCATAATTACTATACTACTGCTAAATTCTATAAATGTCacatataccttccttggctttattAGGTCGGGTGTGGCAGATAAACAAGCACTCTatcgatccccccccccctgtttgaTTTGTAGAGTGAATAGATATATTCCATCTCATTTAACAAGCACTGATCATTTGCAGACTTACCACAATCGGTACAGTTTGGTTCTCTGCATACATCTTGCTGGAGAAGAGGTAAATGCCAAGAATGCCCACACAGTAGAGGAACGACAGCACGCCCGTGGCAACAAAGAACTCTGCATTGCTGGCGAAGTTGAAGGGCAGCTCAATGCTGTCGAGCGTGTCATCGGGTGTGATGGGGCAGGAATGGGGCACTTGGAAGGGGAAGTAGCTCATcctgcatgcaaaaaaaaaaaaagtcaacgaTTCATTAAAAAACTGGTGGGCCCTTACGCTTCACCTTTAGAAGATGAACGCGATGGCAATATATATCCGCGCGCACACACTTCTTGGGGGTGACCTAAACTGTGACAAAAGGAAAGTCAAGTGCAAATGCACTATCTTCTTTTGCACCTACCTCgaattttcgctcacagccaacgctGCTTTTCCGCTCACAACGAAAGACGCCGACGCCACCAACACAGGAATTTTTACAAAATGAGTGCTTCGTTGCGTTAAACATCACTTGTCACGTTAAAACGTTCATAATGTTAAAGGTGCACTGACACCTAAATTTCAAACTAAAGGTGGTTGTACTATTAGAATCTTTTGCATACAGAGGAGCCCCCCCGGCTGTGCATTGGTGGCAAACGTAGCCTCGAACGTATTTTTTCAGTAGGGTTTTATGTAAAAGTGAGAGCTAGTCCGAGTTGGCAGAAATTTGCAACATAGTCATCAGTATAACAAATCTAGTAGCTCCAGGGTCTCTCTGCAACATTTCAGTTGTTCCACAAGCGCTGCCAACATCATAGACAGGCAGGTTTGTGCTGCACACAATGGGAAGCTCTCCTTAATTGCTGTTTTGTCCAGCTGTTTGTTATGTGGCTTGTTTTGACTGCTCGTACTAGTGGCACTTTTGAGATGGACATTCTTTTCACCGTGAAGTGGGGTCCAGACAGGCAAGCGCATCGTGTGATAGATTAAAACCATGTTCAGTGGCCACCGGTCTCCGTGGTATAGAGGCCATGGCGCTCGAGCGACGACCCAAAAGTCATGCAATCGAATCACTGGCATCGTGGCTACATTTTGATGGTGGCAAAATGCTAGATGCCTGTGCACTTTTATTTAGGTGCCCATTAAGAAACACCAGATAATCAAAATTTCCAAAttcctccactacagcatccctCAATCATGTTGCGATTTTGGGATGCaaaacaccaacaattattatttttcATGAAAGCAGGAGACGAGCCGACTACGACAGCAACACAGAATCCGCAATCTTACCGAAGAGCTGGCTATTCATTGTCAAGCAACTTCGTGAAGCCACCATCTTTCAAACAATAAAACGTGTTCCAACAAAAGTTCTCTTCACAATAAGGCCCTTTGTTTTAACATTTACCTATGAGGATTTCTTTTTTGGAATTGTTTCAAACCTCCCATCTTCCCGCACACTTTGGCACTGCTTGCACACCACACACTACTTCTTAATTAAAGTAGTAGTGACAAAAAATTTTGGTATGGTATTTTATTTTATAGCTGTAAAATGTTGCTGGAGGCCTATCAGTCACAACACGAAATACCACTTGCTGTAGTGCACACAAGACAATTATTTACAGTCTGCTTATTATACAGATCACTTAGCAAGAGCTCCAAGAACGAGAAGCCATAATGGGCATCTAACATCACGCAGCATGTGAAATGGCACGCCCAACTGTGACGTACTTCCGCACTGCCTGCATGATCTTTTGCATGCAGAGCGCAATGTTGTTGCCGTCACCGTCGCCCGGTGGCAAAGACTTTCTTGAGGCTTCCGGATGTTCACCGTGAGCACAGATCTTCAAGTAGCCACCGAATAGTAGCCTGCAGGTGCAAGCGTGGCAATAGTGCAATGGGGACTATGGCTTCATGATTTAGCTAAGCACCAGAATTCGGCCCATCGATGGCATCCCCAAAGTTTAGAGGTCCACTCCAGCTCGGCTTGCACGATAACGATGTTGCAAGGTGCGAGTGTATAGCGCTGAATCAGGCACAGATTATGTACACATGTTCACGAGAATCAATCCCATCTCAACTGCGATATTTTGTGTCGTACCCTTTTGGGTCTTTACAACTATCCGTATATGCCACTTCCACCATGCgtgtagccagaaatatttttcggggaaagggggggggggggggggcgcaaccTTGATTTTCGAAGGGGGCAACCCCTTAAAATGGCCATTTCTCGCTTTCTATGCCAttgcggaaaaaaaaaacccttggcTTCGCCCCTGACTTCCACCAATGCACACCAGCTCTGATGGGGTTTAGAAAAAAGATAATAAACTAAGAAGCCCTAGCCTAAAGCAATAAAACAAAATCATAACCTAAACGAAATCCCATCATTTTTCTGAAACGTTCAGCAAAACAACCGGCTGCTGGCCTGCAGGCAAACTAGCATGCAGTATCGTATGAAAGTGTAGATAAAAGTCACTGTAGTGGACATAGAAACAAATGCTTACTAAATCAATAACAATGCCGCATTACTGTGCTAGTTTTGGCTCACCTGAATGGATACCCAAACTGGACATTGACTTTGAATGGGCTTCCCGAACCGCTACAGGTAACCGAAAAGATTGACGTGGTCCCAAAGCCAGATGTGGTTGCAAAAGCAAATATGGAAAATACCTGCACAATAAATTGGACAAAGATAGGCCACCACTCAAGCATGCTAAAGACAAGTggttgcttgggcatgttggtacaaCATACAACAGTCCAGGCAGAGAAATACATATATGCAACACTGTTGTGTGTGCTGTGTGCCTGGTCTTTTGCACTGTTCCACTCCAATACTAAAGGCAAGCTTGTGAAAGCACACTTTAGAGCTTCAACAACAGTCAAACCAAGTTGCAACAAAGTTATGTGCAGCGCAACCAATAACATAAACAGTTAGGTGCGGCACAAATGAATTGGTTCTATTCTGCCAGGCGCCATCATCGTGCCCCACATTTGTTGACATCACTACACACATTGATACTGGGAAACAACACTTTAAATTGATCGTAATTAAGCTCTGAGGTCCTAAGTAGAAGTGTCGCATACACTTCGAAAACAGCTCTGGTCGAACAGTTCTAATTGGTCCTCCACTGAAAATTTTATTGGTACATGTATGGTGTTTTATTATATATCATTAATTGGCTAGTGCTTATCAATCAAGTTGAGCAAAACATGCTGAGAGCATCAAAATATTTTGCGTAGCACATGATTTCACAAAGCGATGCAACATACAGCAAGATGTGGAACCATTTTAACATATTCATTTCGACATACTGCTGCTTTGAAGGGCTATTGCACAAAGAGTGGCGAATACGAAAAATTGCAAGACAGTACACGATGTGATGAACATGAATATTAATGGTTAGCAATATACAACAGGAATGCTGCAATGTGATCTGATGCAAAATCCTCCTGGGAAAGATAACAAAATTTAAACGAAAAGCAACACGGCTTCTGCAGCATTACTGTCACGATATCAGCCAGTAAGTCAGACCATCCACACATGCGCCAGAGCAACTGAAGTGAACAAGGTTTAGATCACACTTACGAACTGCAGGACTCGGATAAATCCCCTGGGCTCTTTCAGAACTCTGAAATTAAGGTCCATGGCTGGCctgggcaaaaaaaaacaaaaacaaattaaaaGAGATCTGCCGCATCAAAGACAATGGCAGGAAACTACCTTCGCAATTGTGCGCACGCAAAGCGCGCCACCATCACTACTACTAGGCGGGTTCAGTCACAGAGGAGCAATAAAAATAATAAGCTTCCGTCGGGTTTTCGCACCCTCCAAGCAATCACACGAACATGATGTAGTCGAGCCAATGCGGCTGATCACGGCCGAAATAGAACAGTTCACCTGACCGACCACAAATCGATAGAGGTTTCCGTTGCGGAATAAAAACATCGCCCACGCGATCTCTTGAGAGCAGTCACGAACTCGAAAACACCTGGCTGTGCACCGGCTGCAACAACTGTAATTTTTTGTCGCTGCTCGAAGGGCAACGGACCGCAACCATTCCTGCGGCCTTCCACTACATGTCAAGCCGCAACGTTTATACGGAAAGCGCGCGCGCGTTCGCTCGACCGAGCCTCGGGCAAAAGAGAGCGCCGCTCCCACCGAAGTTGCGTCACTGCCCAGAGGAGAACCCGAGCGCGTGAAGATATACAAAACCGTCCGTAGAACAGACTCGCGTCACGCGCACTATGCGGCTGCATTCCGCGACTACCAAATTGGCCATCCCGACAAATTTCCACCGCAGGTTGGAAGACCGCGGACGGGGAGATACATATCGATCTTCGGTGTCTAAATGCGGACCGACACATTCCGAGAAAGACTGTTTCCCAGGGTGTTCAACACGAGCCTATTAGGTTTCCTTCCTGCGGGAAAAACGTTTCGCACTGCAGCACGCGCATGAGGGAACATAGAACGGAAGGTAAATACCTGAAACAATCAACCTGGAAACTCCGATGCCCGCTGTACGCCCGCAGCAGCCGCTACCTTGCGTCTTCTCTCGCTCCTCCACTGCCCTGCGCGAATGGGCGGGGAGGGGAAAAGAAATCAGGCCTGCAGCTATAAATTCTTTATCAACGACTCGTGGTGGAGCGTCCGCACTGATTGCGGGTTCGCGTAAACGTTTACCTGTCAGTGTAGCAGGCGCGCCCGGCTAACCAGCTCGACCGTGCGTGTTTATGCGGAATCCATAGGCTCCGCGCTCCGCTGATATCGGCGCCGCTCGCCACACATAAGCAACTGCCTGTCTTTTTCAGTCTCTGTGGTAATCTGTGGCGTTGCAGTTTTAAGCCGTAAGAGAGCGCTAGCTGTTTTGTGAACACGTGCAAACAGTTTTTAATTTTAAGGTCATTATTAGACCACAAATAATTTTTACGCATTAAATAGACAAAATACTTGCTTGCCAAGTGTTACAATAGGTTAAATATTGCGTAGTGGACGTGCAACGTAATATTGTATGCAGCGTTCTCTTAAAACGACTGTCTTCAACTACATTTCACAAAACTAAATTCAAATTGTAGTTGTATGTCATAAAATAAATTAACAGCATAACATTGCTGCGTCAGTGCTAATGGCACgttaaaatattgtttttttttttagattaagACACGATTTTGTTCGAAGGGATGCGTTCGAGAGTACACTACCACGTCATTACACGTGTTCTCTCCCTCTTCAGCAACATGGCAGCGTTGAGGTGTGTTGTGGCCGCGATTCTCTTGGCGTTTTTCGAGCTCAGCTATGGTAAGTGGCGTTTCCTCACCTTGGCTCCTACTTTCTAACGTCGCAACTCTAATGAGCTTAGCCGCTCAACTGTAGCACGGTACTAGTTTACTTGAACTGCATTCCGAAAGTCGTTCAAGCACCACTCGCCGGGGCAACATCGAACACTTCATGTGCACATCCTGTCCGTTTCTCATGGTTACGTATTAGTTTGCTGAACTTGGGTGTAAGCGGTGCTTAAGCGAACAGCCGATTCGTGTTTGCTAGCGTGCCGCAGCTTGTGTACAGTTTTGTCGGCACAGCAAGTGAATCTGCAGCAGCTTTCGGTTGTGAAGTTTATCACCTCCCAGACTGCTTCAGGCATCGAGAGCTTTGCGAGCAGCCTCCGGCCACATTCAGGCATTTTTACGTCTTTAAAGGGACACGCAGAAGTCGCTGAAGAATGTAACCTTGTCGTGTAAGCAGCGTTCGCGCTATATTTTGCACGAACCGACGCGCACGTACTACCTTCAGACCACCATCAGTTTCTACTAATTCATTGTTCCGAAAAAAATTGTATTCGCCTTAGAAAACGTGGGCCCGCCCGTTCGAAAGATAGAACAGTTTCGAAATGATTCGGACTTCGCGTTAACAGCCAAATTTTATGTCCAGGCTAGCTTTCCACAGATGACAGCAACGCTAGATCACACACTGATTATAGGGATAGAATGCAGGTTCTCGGTGGCACATTCGGTCGTTCGTCGCAAGGAAAAGTTCGCACTTGGAGCGAAGCTGCATGAGTGTCACCAAGGTTAGGCTACGGACAACGCAGAACACGGTTCTTAAAAATCGGGTTACAATCGAAAGTTTTGTCCCACTTGAAAGTGCCCCGTATTACAGAGTTATGGTGCTCAAACTAGCGCTTTTTGGCATTTCGAAGGTGATTACATGGATTTTCCAATCCCCAGCACCTGGTTAAAGTGCTGAACTGccgactcgcaggtcgtgggatcgaatccctgccgtgacggctgcatttttgatagaggtgaaaatgcgtGGGGTCCGTGTACTTGGGtatatgtgcacgttaaaaagccccagtTCGTCAAAATTATCTGAGCccaccactacagcgtctctcgtaatcatgtcatagttttgagacgttaaacccgagCAAATTATTATTGGTGTGAAATATGGAACAAGCGTTCTGCAGCCAAAAATGTTCTCAGCATGTTTTACTTCTGGACTTGCTGAAGTGCTTGCTAGTTTACTTACCTGAACCCACATTCCGGTAGAGCTATTCCTTGTGAGAGTTGGTTGTACCTGTCAAAGGCTCACAGTGTGCATATAGTGTCACAATAGTATcgcactgtgtttttttttcgttcttgctACACCGCTTTTTGTTCCTCTGCATCACCTAGTTGTGGGTGTGTGAAACCTCATGCTCCGTGGTGAGTCCATCATGACTGACATGGCCACACTTCATGAAGTTCATGTTGCGATGTGCCTTGCAGGTAAAGTTTGCGAGAACCCCGAGGTGGTGCCGAAGGTTTACACAACCACTGATGGACTCGTGCTCGCAAACATCGCATTCATCGCCCAGTTCCACATCAAGTGCAAGGAAAACGTGCAGGTAAGGGGTACCGCTGGCttcatgttgtggtgttgtcATGCTGTCGGCAGTCGTGTTGGGAATAAATTTTGTACCATAGCTACTGCTGTAAGCAGTACAGTGTTTCCAGTTGCCACAATAAATAGCATGATAATGCATAACTTCGACTGCTGACCTGGAGGTTGCGCCATTGAACCCCAGCTGCAGTGGCCACATTTCGAAAGAGCTGAGACACTAGGGTctcatgtacttagatttatgtGCTCGTTAAGGAACACCTGATGGTAAAACTTCAAAGAGTCATCCACTACAGCATTCGTCGTAATCGTGTTGCAGTTTTGCAAAGTGAAATCCCTAacaatacagtgaaatctcaaTGATTATACAGTGAAATTATTGCTAAAGGTGTGATTAGCTTTTTGGTATAAATCTTTGTCTTGACCACTATGGATATATTTGTGATATTAATCTCATCAGATcactaaaaaaaatatttgtatcGTCCAAAATTCATATAaccagaaactaaaaaaaattagCATGCTAAAAATGAAATCTGGCGTACGTTTTCATTTGTTTTTCAGGACCGCAGATACATCAGGAAAAACTGAATGATTGTCAGCTAAGTTTATAGACGTCAGCAATCATATCAGCACTTGTAAATACACGACCCGTACGCGCGTTCAATGAACCAGGTGCATTGTGACCCGTGACAGCAGTAGCCCCTTCCAAATTTTAGTTCTTTTTCACATGGCACAGAAGTACTACATTGAAAGTAAAGAAAGAAGAGCTTTGAGACTGTATATCAAGGCTACGAATATTCATAACCACAATCCTATGTTATGATTTGTTATTGCGGAGGTGTTGGGGATGTATTTGGAAGGTTTACAACCGTGCCCGCACAAGTGCGACCTCAACAGTCGTGCATGTTGACTTTAGAAGGCC
Protein-coding regions in this window:
- the LOC119174422 gene encoding synaptophysin-like protein 2 isoform X1: MVARFACAQLRRPAMDLNFRVLKEPRGFIRVLQFVFSIFAFATTSGFGTTSIFSVTCSGSGSPFKVNVQFGYPFRMSYFPFQVPHSCPITPDDTLDSIELPFNFASNAEFFVATGVLSFLYCVGILGIYLFSSKMYAENQTVPIVDLGLTALMSLFWFAGSCAWAQGVRDVKYYMSPDNIIKWPAIGICRDIDKARCEQEASGSFATLNVSLILGFFNVLLWMAGCWFVYKETSFHGQRQPPPVGGAVPPFPQSNTQYPPQSPPPIQSPTFGTQY
- the LOC119174422 gene encoding synaptophysin-like protein 2 isoform X2: MDLNFRVLKEPRGFIRVLQFVFSIFAFATTSGFGTTSIFSVTCSGSGSPFKVNVQFGYPFRMSYFPFQVPHSCPITPDDTLDSIELPFNFASNAEFFVATGVLSFLYCVGILGIYLFSSKMYAENQTVPIVDLGLTALMSLFWFAGSCAWAQGVRDVKYYMSPDNIIKWPAIGICRDIDKARCEQEASGSFATLNVSLILGFFNVLLWMAGCWFVYKETSFHGQRQPPPVGGAVPPFPQSNTQYPPQSPPPIQSPTFGTQY